The genomic interval CCACGCTGGCCTGGACATGGGCCTGGATCTGCGCCTGGCTGGGGTCGCGGCACAGCCCGCACATCATCAGCGGGTGCAGTTCGCCCTTGATCAGGCAGAAGAACTGGGAGGCGGCCAGGCCCAGGTCGGCGATCTCCAGCTCGCCGGCGGCGACATGCGCCTGCAGCAGCTGCGCCAGGTCCTGCTGGGTCCGTTTGGGACCGGCATTCCAGAACATCTCGCGCACGTGCTCGTCGCCTGTACCGGGCGCCAGCATCATGCGATGCGTGGCCATCGCCGCGTCGCTGCTGATCATCGCGAAGAACGCCAGGCCGATCTCCTCCAGTTGCGCGCGCAGCGGCCCTTTCAGCGCGTGCCCGAACAGGTCGTCGGGCAGCAGCGCCTGGCATTGCGCGCGCACCGCCTCGGCGAACAGGGTCTCCTTGTCGCCGTAATGGCTGTAGACGGTGAGCTTGGACACCCCGGCGCGCGCGGCGATGCCGTCCATGCTGACCCCGCCGAAGCCCAGCTCGGTGAACATCTGCTTGGCCGCTTCCAGGATCGCCGCACGCTTGCCCATGTCCTTGGGACGGCCCGGCCCGGCGGCGCGGGAAGAGGCTTTGGGGGAGGGAACGGGTTTGCTGACCATGGCTGCAATACTAGACCAGTCGGTTCGATATTTATACTATACCGTATGGTTCATTATTAAATGTGTCAGTCCGTTGTCGCCTCATTGACCACTGGTCGGCTGGCCGGTTAAGCCTGCGGCAGGGTTCGCCGATGCGGCAGAGCGCATACGGCGCCCGCGTAATGATTCCCTGATGCGCGGCTTACATTCGCCTAACGTTCGGCTCATGGTCGGCTAATCGACGGCACCGACGATGCCGCCATGGCCATCGTTCCCCTCTCTGTCGTGTCTCCTTCGCGTTTCGTCCGTGCCGCGTTGATCGGTCCGGAACACCCCGAGCGCGCCGCCGTGGAAGCCTTCATCGCCCGCGTCTATCGCCAGCGCTACGGCGCGGTGCTGCGCGGTTTCCTGCCGCATCTGCTGGCCTACCGCGATGCCGATGACATCGTTCGGGCCGCGGTGGGGCTGCGCTGCGCCAGCGAAGGAGATCTGTTCGTCGAGCAGTATCTCGAGCGATCGGCCGAACTCGAGATCGCCGCACGGGTGCCGCGGCCGGTGGCCCGTACGCAATTGGTGGAGGTTGGCAATTTCGCCGCCGACCAGCCCGGCGACGCGCGGGCGATGATCCAGGCGTTGACCGCGACCCTGCATGCGGCCGGACTGCGCTGGGTGCTGTTCGTGGCCACCCGGCAATTACGCAATACCTTCGACCGGCTGCACCTGGCCACGGTGGACTTGGGCGAGGCGCGCGGCGAGCGCCTGCGCGGCGATCCCACCGACTGGGGCGACTACTACGCGGCGCAACCGCGGCTGATGTTCGGCGATATCGCGGCCGGCCATGCCTTCCTGCAGCGCGACAGCGCATCGCGGCAGGATTTGGCATCGCCGTTCCACGTCGGCATGTTCGGCGGCTGCATGGCGGCTGCGCCGTGAGCACACCCAGTTTCGCCGAGCTGATCGGCCAACTGCGCGGCGGCGAGGAGCGCCTGCTTACCGCCCATGGCGCGATCGGTGCGGCTGCGATGGCCGACCAAGTCCGCGCGCTGGCCGATATTCTGCAGCGGCATGACCTGCACTGCGTCGCCAGCCGCCTGGACAACGGCAGCGACTGGCTGGCGCTGGACCTGGCGATCCGCCTGCGCGGCGGCGTGCACGTGCCACTGCCGACCTTCTTCAGCCCTGCGCAGGCGCAGTACGCGCTGGACGGCAGCGGCGCGCAGTGCCTGATCGCCGCTGTGGGTAGCGCCGTACCGGGAGGTGAGCCGCTGCAATTGCCGCTGTCGGCGCCCGGCCTGGGCTGCTGGCGCCTGGCGCCGCCACCGGTGCCGGTGACGCTGCCGGCCGGTACCGGCTGCATCACCTACACTTCGGGCACCACCGGCCAGCCCAAGGGCGTGTGCCTGGAGGCGGACGCGCTGCTGCGGGTGGCCGGGTCGTTGGCCGATGCGGCCTCGGCGCTGGCGCCGCGCCGCCACCTGTGCCTGATGCCGCTGTCGACCTTGCTGGAGAACGTGGCCGGGGTGTACGCCACGCTGTTGTCCGGCGCGCAGATCGCGGCGCCGTCGCTGGCCGAGATCGGCTACAGCGGCGCGGCCGGGCTCGACATTCCCAGCTTGATTGCCTGCCTGCACCGCTACCAGCCGCACAGCGTGATCCTGGTGCCGCAACTGCTGTTGGCGCTGGTGATGGCGGCCGAACAGGGCGTCGCGCTGCCGTCCTCACTGCGCTACCTGGCGGTCGGTGGCGGCAAGGTCGGACCCGGCCTGCTGCGCCGCGCCGCGGCGCTACGGCTGCCGGTGTTCGAAGGGTACGGGCTGACCGAGTGCGCTTCGGTGGTGGCATTGAACCGGCCCGAGGCGCAGCGCTTGGGCAGCGTCGGCCGCGCATTGCCGCACGCGCAGGTACGTGCCATTGATGGCGAACTGTGGGTCGACGGCGTGCGCTGCCTGGGCTACCTGGGCACGGGGGGTCCCCCGGCCGGCGCCATCGCCACCGGCGACCTGGGGCATATCGACGACGAGGGCTTCGTCCACGTCACCGGCCGCCGCAAGCATGTGTTCATCACCGCCTTCGGCCGCAACGTGTCGCCGGAATGGGTGGAAAGCGAACTGTTGCAGCACCCGCACATCGCCCAGGCGGTGGTCTGCGGCGAAGCGCGCGCG from Xanthomonas sp. DAR 34887 carries:
- a CDS encoding TetR/AcrR family transcriptional regulator — its product is MVSKPVPSPKASSRAAGPGRPKDMGKRAAILEAAKQMFTELGFGGVSMDGIAARAGVSKLTVYSHYGDKETLFAEAVRAQCQALLPDDLFGHALKGPLRAQLEEIGLAFFAMISSDAAMATHRMMLAPGTGDEHVREMFWNAGPKRTQQDLAQLLQAHVAAGELEIADLGLAASQFFCLIKGELHPLMMCGLCRDPSQAQIQAHVQASVDFFLRAYAAR
- a CDS encoding AMP-binding protein, translated to MSTPSFAELIGQLRGGEERLLTAHGAIGAAAMADQVRALADILQRHDLHCVASRLDNGSDWLALDLAIRLRGGVHVPLPTFFSPAQAQYALDGSGAQCLIAAVGSAVPGGEPLQLPLSAPGLGCWRLAPPPVPVTLPAGTGCITYTSGTTGQPKGVCLEADALLRVAGSLADAASALAPRRHLCLMPLSTLLENVAGVYATLLSGAQIAAPSLAEIGYSGAAGLDIPSLIACLHRYQPHSVILVPQLLLALVMAAEQGVALPSSLRYLAVGGGKVGPGLLRRAAALRLPVFEGYGLTECASVVALNRPEAQRLGSVGRALPHAQVRAIDGELWVDGVRCLGYLGTGGPPAGAIATGDLGHIDDEGFVHVTGRRKHVFITAFGRNVSPEWVESELLQHPHIAQAVVCGEARAHNLAVLWPRNAALDDAAIARALAEVNAGLPDYACVSGFVRASAPFTAADGLLTGNGRPRRDAILQRHADAIARRYAELESPSSHGVSR
- a CDS encoding thermostable hemolysin → MAIVPLSVVSPSRFVRAALIGPEHPERAAVEAFIARVYRQRYGAVLRGFLPHLLAYRDADDIVRAAVGLRCASEGDLFVEQYLERSAELEIAARVPRPVARTQLVEVGNFAADQPGDARAMIQALTATLHAAGLRWVLFVATRQLRNTFDRLHLATVDLGEARGERLRGDPTDWGDYYAAQPRLMFGDIAAGHAFLQRDSASRQDLASPFHVGMFGGCMAAAP